One window of Macrococcus sp. 19Msa1099 genomic DNA carries:
- a CDS encoding rhodanese-like domain-containing protein, producing MNFWYVLGIVLLLLFIYILVNYFINRKAVTELSQDEFQQGLRRAQVIDLREKADYDYGHIIGARNIPMSIFRTRMLGLRKDQPIYFVDANGISSYRAARMMKKHGYNDIYMLKNGYKGWTGKIKSK from the coding sequence ATGAATTTCTGGTATGTGTTAGGTATTGTTCTTCTCTTACTATTCATCTATATACTTGTTAATTACTTTATTAATCGTAAAGCTGTTACTGAGTTAAGTCAAGATGAGTTTCAACAAGGGTTAAGAAGAGCACAAGTAATCGATTTACGCGAGAAGGCTGACTATGATTATGGTCATATCATCGGGGCAAGAAATATTCCGATGTCAATATTTAGAACACGTATGCTAGGTCTACGTAAAGATCAGCCCATCTACTTCGTCGATGCGAACGGTATTTCAAGCTATCGTGCTGCACGAATGATGAAGAAGCATGGATATAATGATATCTATATGCTTAAAAATGGCTATAAAGGCTGGACTGGCAAAATTAAGTCAAAATAA
- the gcvPA gene encoding aminomethyl-transferring glycine dehydrogenase subunit GcvPA, with product MSHRYIPLTETDKKEMMETIGINSVDELFQDIPEKVRFQGDLNIKPRKSETPLLRELQALANKNVTSDTHVSFLGAGVYDHYIPTVVDHVISRSEFYTAYTPYQPEISQGELQAIFEFQTMIAELTGMDCANSSMYDGGTSFAEAAMLACGHTRNKKIIVSKAVNDQSRAVLHTYAKGQHLEVVEIDVKDTVTDLDALKAAIDEDTACVMVQYPNFFGSIEDLETIKSFTEGTKALFVVSSNPMSLGLLTPPGEFGADLVVGDAQVFGIPAQLGGPHCGYFAATKKLMRKMPGRLVGQTQDDEGNRGFVLTLQAREQHIRRDKATSNICSNQALNALAASVAMSALGKNGVYEMANQNLQKANYMKSRMIEEGFEVLEGTTFNEFVVKFNHPVKEINEKLLDEGFIGGYDLGQVEETYHNHMLIAVTELRTKEEIDTFIAKVGVFNA from the coding sequence ATGAGTCATCGTTATATACCATTAACAGAAACTGATAAAAAAGAAATGATGGAGACAATCGGTATCAACTCAGTTGATGAGTTGTTCCAGGACATACCTGAGAAAGTACGTTTCCAGGGCGATTTAAATATCAAGCCACGTAAATCTGAAACTCCGTTACTAAGAGAATTACAGGCGCTTGCAAACAAGAACGTAACGAGTGATACACATGTGTCATTTTTAGGTGCAGGCGTATATGATCATTATATTCCGACAGTGGTAGATCATGTGATTTCACGTAGTGAATTCTATACTGCATATACTCCTTATCAACCTGAAATTTCACAAGGTGAATTACAAGCCATCTTTGAATTCCAGACGATGATTGCAGAACTTACTGGTATGGATTGTGCGAACTCTTCTATGTATGATGGAGGTACATCATTTGCGGAAGCAGCAATGCTTGCATGTGGTCATACGAGAAATAAGAAGATTATTGTTTCAAAAGCAGTGAACGATCAATCACGCGCAGTATTACACACTTACGCAAAAGGTCAACATCTAGAAGTAGTTGAAATTGATGTGAAAGATACCGTTACGGATTTAGATGCTTTAAAAGCAGCAATTGACGAAGATACTGCATGTGTAATGGTGCAATATCCAAACTTCTTCGGAAGTATAGAGGATTTAGAAACAATCAAATCTTTCACTGAAGGCACTAAGGCCTTATTCGTAGTTTCGAGTAATCCGATGAGTCTAGGTCTATTAACACCACCTGGAGAATTCGGGGCAGACTTAGTTGTTGGAGATGCACAAGTATTTGGTATTCCAGCACAACTGGGTGGGCCACACTGTGGTTACTTTGCAGCAACGAAGAAGTTAATGCGTAAAATGCCGGGACGCCTTGTTGGACAGACACAGGATGATGAAGGAAACCGCGGATTTGTATTAACATTACAAGCGCGTGAACAACATATTCGTCGTGATAAAGCAACATCAAATATCTGTTCTAATCAAGCTTTAAATGCTTTAGCTGCGTCAGTTGCAATGAGTGCATTAGGTAAGAATGGCGTCTATGAAATGGCGAACCAGAACTTACAAAAAGCAAATTATATGAAATCACGTATGATTGAAGAAGGATTCGAAGTGCTTGAAGGAACAACATTTAATGAATTCGTAGTGAAATTTAATCATCCGGTTAAAGAGATTAATGAAAAGCTTCTTGATGAAGGTTTTATTGGTGGATATGACTTAGGTCAAGTTGAAGAGACATATCATAACCATATGTTAATTGCAGTAACTGAATTACGTACGAAAGAAGAAATTGATACATTTATCGCGAAAGTAGGTGTGTTCAATGCTTAA
- the gcvPB gene encoding aminomethyl-transferring glycine dehydrogenase subunit GcvPB — MLKGSSPLIFERSKENRFSYSLPELEVENKKVEDLLDSKFIRKERPMLPEVAELDLMRHYTELSNKNHGVDSGFYPLGSCTMKYNPKINEKVARMSGFANAHPLQDEKTIQGSLEVIYDLQEHLKEITGMDEVTLQPAAGAHGEWTALMMIRAYHEANGDHNRTKVIVPDSAHGTNPASATVAGFETVTVKSNEFGLVDIEDLKRVVGDDTAAIMLTNPNTLGLFEEDILEIREIVHAAGGKLYYDGANLNAIMSKVRPGDMGFDAVHLNLHKTFTGPHGGGGPGSGPVGVKADLVPFLPKPHIIKGEDGFKFDNDRPQSIGRVKPFYGNFGIYLRAYTYIRTMGPDGLKEASEVAVLNANYMMRRLQDYFVLPYDRHCKHEFVISGSKQKKLGVRTLDMAKRLLDFNFHPPTIYFPLNVEECMMIEPTETESKETLDSFCDTMIQIAKEAEENPDIVLEAPHHTVIGRLDETLAARKPVLKYEGSNEK, encoded by the coding sequence ATGCTTAAAGGAAGCTCTCCGTTAATTTTTGAACGTTCAAAAGAAAATCGTTTCAGCTATTCATTACCAGAATTAGAAGTAGAAAATAAAAAAGTCGAAGATTTATTAGATAGTAAGTTCATCCGTAAAGAACGCCCGATGCTGCCTGAAGTAGCGGAACTAGATTTAATGCGTCATTATACCGAACTTTCAAATAAAAACCATGGTGTAGACTCTGGGTTCTATCCACTAGGTTCTTGTACGATGAAGTACAATCCAAAGATTAATGAAAAAGTCGCACGTATGTCAGGCTTTGCGAACGCTCACCCGCTTCAAGATGAAAAAACAATTCAAGGTTCTTTAGAAGTAATCTACGATTTACAAGAACACTTAAAAGAAATTACAGGTATGGATGAAGTAACGCTTCAACCAGCAGCGGGGGCTCATGGTGAATGGACTGCACTTATGATGATTCGTGCTTACCATGAAGCGAATGGAGACCATAACCGCACAAAAGTCATCGTACCTGACTCAGCACACGGTACTAACCCTGCATCTGCAACAGTTGCTGGCTTTGAAACAGTAACCGTTAAATCAAATGAATTCGGGCTAGTTGATATCGAGGACTTAAAGCGTGTTGTAGGTGATGATACGGCTGCAATCATGTTGACAAACCCAAATACTTTAGGTTTATTCGAAGAAGATATTTTAGAAATCCGTGAAATCGTACATGCTGCCGGCGGTAAATTATACTATGATGGCGCAAACTTAAATGCGATTATGAGTAAAGTACGCCCTGGAGACATGGGATTTGACGCAGTTCACTTGAACTTACATAAAACGTTTACTGGACCTCACGGTGGTGGTGGACCAGGTTCTGGACCAGTGGGTGTGAAAGCAGATCTAGTGCCATTCTTACCAAAACCACATATCATTAAAGGGGAAGATGGTTTTAAATTTGATAACGACCGACCACAATCAATTGGTCGCGTTAAACCTTTCTATGGTAACTTTGGTATCTACTTACGTGCCTATACGTATATTCGTACGATGGGTCCAGATGGTCTGAAAGAAGCTTCAGAAGTTGCAGTGCTAAATGCGAACTACATGATGCGTCGTCTGCAGGATTACTTCGTATTACCATATGACCGTCATTGTAAGCACGAATTCGTAATTAGTGGATCTAAACAGAAGAAACTTGGTGTTAGAACTTTAGATATGGCGAAACGCCTGTTAGACTTCAACTTCCATCCACCAACAATCTACTTCCCGCTTAACGTAGAAGAATGTATGATGATCGAACCGACAGAAACAGAATCAAAAGAAACGCTAGATTCATTCTGTGATACGATGATTCAAATCGCTAAAGAAGCTGAAGAGAATCCGGATATCGTACTAGAAGCACCACATCACACGGTGATCGGTAGATTAGATGAAACATTAGCAGCACGTAAACCGGTTTTAAAGTATGAAGGTTCAAACGAGAAGTAG
- a CDS encoding shikimate kinase, which produces MAYVLVGFMGVGKTTIGNLLARKLGIKFVDIDEQIELEMNMKIKDIFDQYGETYFRTLEHIVLKKHINMNIILATGGGIVENPNNISLLKENKMNIWVDTNINTVYNRIINDANRPNAMNRSFDAIKDLYFGRRSRYNEIAYISVNNDDELSDCVQEIHNFIIAEEGS; this is translated from the coding sequence TTGGCTTATGTACTTGTAGGATTTATGGGTGTTGGAAAAACAACAATCGGTAATTTATTAGCACGAAAGCTCGGGATAAAGTTTGTTGATATCGATGAACAAATTGAATTAGAAATGAATATGAAGATCAAGGATATATTTGACCAGTACGGAGAAACTTACTTCAGAACGTTGGAACATATCGTTTTAAAAAAACACATAAACATGAATATTATATTAGCTACAGGTGGTGGAATTGTCGAAAATCCGAACAATATTTCACTTTTAAAAGAAAATAAAATGAATATATGGGTAGATACGAACATTAACACTGTGTATAATAGAATTATAAATGATGCTAATCGTCCGAATGCGATGAATAGATCATTTGATGCCATTAAAGACTTGTACTTTGGAAGACGTTCACGTTATAATGAAATCGCATACATTAGCGTTAACAATGATGATGAACTGTCAGACTGTGTGCAGGAAATTCACAATTTTATTATTGCGGAAGAAGGAAGTTAG
- the gcvT gene encoding glycine cleavage system aminomethyltransferase GcvT: MMSELKKTPLYEKYLEDGAKVIDFSGWALPVQFSSIKEEHITVREGVGMFDVSHMGEIIVEGEHALEYLQYVLTNDASKMTDKKAQYTMICNEDGGVIDDLVVYKLGENKYLLVVNAGNTDIDFEWLKSHEKDGVTITNVSSEYGQIAVQGPKTLEKLAPEVKEDISEMKLFEFLKDVEIFGKNVILSQSGYTGEYGFEIYCKAEDTVAIWEALLNLGVTPCGLGARDTLRLEAALPLHGQDLSTDITPYEAKMGFSVKLDKGNFIGKSVLETQKSEGVKRKSAGIELLERGIARTDYEVFDNKDNKIGYVTSGTQSPLTGRSIALALIDTDFTAIDTEVYVQVRKKRIPAKVVKTPFHKN; the protein is encoded by the coding sequence ATCATGTCAGAATTAAAGAAAACACCACTTTATGAAAAATATCTGGAAGATGGTGCAAAAGTAATTGATTTTTCTGGTTGGGCTTTACCTGTTCAATTTTCTAGCATTAAAGAAGAACATATCACTGTTAGAGAAGGCGTAGGGATGTTTGATGTCAGTCATATGGGTGAAATTATTGTCGAAGGTGAGCATGCACTTGAATATCTTCAGTATGTACTTACAAATGATGCATCTAAAATGACTGATAAAAAAGCTCAGTATACAATGATCTGTAATGAAGATGGTGGTGTCATTGACGACCTTGTTGTATATAAATTAGGAGAGAATAAATACTTACTCGTAGTAAATGCCGGAAATACTGATATTGACTTCGAATGGTTAAAATCACATGAAAAAGATGGTGTAACAATAACGAACGTATCTTCTGAATATGGACAAATTGCAGTACAAGGGCCTAAAACTTTAGAAAAGCTTGCACCTGAAGTTAAGGAAGATATTTCGGAAATGAAATTATTTGAATTTTTAAAAGATGTTGAAATTTTCGGTAAAAACGTAATCTTAAGTCAATCAGGTTACACTGGTGAATATGGCTTTGAAATTTATTGTAAAGCCGAAGATACGGTAGCAATCTGGGAAGCACTGCTTAATTTAGGTGTTACGCCTTGTGGTCTTGGTGCTCGAGACACGTTACGTTTAGAAGCGGCATTACCGCTACACGGACAAGATTTATCAACTGATATAACACCTTATGAAGCTAAGATGGGCTTCAGCGTTAAACTTGATAAAGGCAACTTTATCGGCAAGTCAGTACTTGAAACTCAAAAGTCAGAAGGTGTAAAGCGTAAATCTGCTGGTATTGAACTGTTAGAACGCGGGATTGCACGTACTGACTATGAAGTGTTTGATAATAAGGATAATAAAATCGGTTATGTTACTAGTGGAACGCAATCACCATTAACTGGCCGTTCAATTGCTTTAGCATTAATTGATACAGATTTTACAGCAATTGATACAGAAGTTTATGTACAAGTTCGTAAAAAACGTATTCCAGCAAAAGTTGTTAAAACTCCATTCCATAAAAATTAA